A window from Gemmatimonadaceae bacterium encodes these proteins:
- a CDS encoding amidohydrolase, whose translation MIIDCHTHLNNYHDETLDDLPGCLEKLQTSMRRNRVDISMVLTSYKVTPGRPSTRAVVDATKGMANIHVIAGISYKTFSEKDVAELRAMLEAKEIKGLKLYPGYEPFYPADTKLAPAYQLAEEFDVPVMIHCGDTYAPQGRVKYSHPINVDDVAVDFPKVRFLICHLGNPWFRDCMEVVYKNNNVYTDISGLTLGDFSDRFEAYMRTQLKEMILWGVNPKKVLWGTDWPLVSMESYLQFMDELRLPPKDKELMLWRNAVEFYKLDVQEHAKKGLGKLFG comes from the coding sequence ATGATCATCGACTGCCACACGCATCTCAACAACTATCACGACGAGACTCTCGACGACCTCCCAGGCTGCCTCGAGAAGCTGCAGACCTCGATGCGCCGCAATCGCGTGGACATCTCGATGGTGCTCACCTCGTACAAGGTCACGCCGGGTCGCCCCTCCACGCGCGCCGTCGTGGACGCGACCAAGGGGATGGCCAACATCCACGTCATCGCCGGCATCTCGTACAAGACCTTTTCCGAGAAGGACGTCGCCGAACTGCGCGCGATGCTCGAGGCCAAGGAGATCAAGGGCCTCAAGCTGTATCCGGGCTACGAGCCGTTCTATCCAGCGGACACCAAGCTCGCGCCCGCGTATCAGCTCGCCGAGGAGTTCGATGTCCCGGTGATGATCCACTGCGGCGATACCTACGCGCCGCAGGGGCGCGTGAAGTATTCGCACCCCATCAACGTCGATGACGTCGCGGTGGACTTCCCCAAGGTCCGCTTCCTCATCTGCCACCTCGGGAATCCTTGGTTCCGCGACTGCATGGAAGTCGTGTACAAGAACAACAACGTGTACACGGACATCTCCGGCCTCACGCTTGGTGACTTCAGCGATCGCTTCGAGGCGTACATGCGCACGCAACTCAAGGAGATGATCCTCTGGGGCGTGAACCCCAAGAAGGTGCTGTGGGGCACGGACTGGCCGCTGGTCTCGATGGAGTCCTACCTGCAGTTCATGGACGAACTGCGGCTGCCGCCCAAGGACAAGGAGTTGATGCTGTGGCGCAATGCCGTCGAGTTCTACAAGCTCGATGTGCAGGAGCACGCCAAGAAGGGACTCGGCAAGCTCTTCGGTTAG
- a CDS encoding gamma-glutamylcyclotransferase: MPTRLFVYGTLLRGELNYGLLAEARFVRPAATPPAYTLYALDGHPGMGDEGVTGVLGEVFDVDATTLQALDALEGHPDWYVRRPIVLADGERVETYILPARFTAQRAVIEDGDWRRWRRERERDAASAATPRDKH; the protein is encoded by the coding sequence GTGCCCACCCGCCTGTTCGTCTACGGAACCCTACTGCGCGGCGAGCTGAACTACGGCCTGCTCGCCGAGGCCCGGTTCGTGCGTCCGGCAGCCACGCCGCCGGCCTACACGCTCTACGCCCTCGACGGCCATCCAGGGATGGGCGACGAGGGCGTGACAGGCGTACTTGGCGAGGTCTTCGACGTCGATGCCACAACCTTGCAGGCGCTCGATGCGCTCGAGGGACATCCCGACTGGTACGTCCGCCGACCAATCGTGCTGGCCGACGGCGAGCGCGTCGAGACCTACATCCTGCCCGCGCGATTCACGGCGCAGCGCGCCGTGATCGAGGACGGGGATTGGCGGCGCTGGCGCCGAGAGCGCGAGCGGGACGCCGCATCAGCTGCGACGCCCCGCGACAAGCACTAG
- a CDS encoding DUF808 domain-containing protein — translation MAGASLLALLDDITTLLDDVATLSKVAVQKTSGVVGDDLALNAEQVSGFAAERELPVVWAVAKGSFVNKAILVPAALLISAFVPKLVVPLLMLGGAYLCFEGFEKVFHRWLHPQESTQHKEELSTALRTPEIDLVELERARIKGAIRTDFILSAEIIVIALGTMATAPIGQQVVALSVIGVAITVLVYGLVAGIVKVDDLGVQLVQGGGAGASFGRWILAAAPWLMRALSVGGTAAMFLVGGGIIVHGIHPIAVVVERWAHAAGAASGLVTWLLNGAIGVVAGGVLVGVVTLAQRPRARGSE, via the coding sequence ATGGCCGGCGCCAGCCTCCTCGCCCTGCTCGATGACATCACCACGCTGCTCGACGACGTCGCGACCCTCAGCAAGGTCGCGGTGCAGAAAACCAGCGGCGTGGTGGGCGATGACCTGGCGCTCAACGCCGAGCAGGTGAGCGGCTTCGCCGCGGAACGTGAGCTGCCGGTGGTGTGGGCGGTGGCCAAGGGCAGCTTCGTCAACAAGGCCATCCTCGTGCCCGCCGCGCTGCTCATCAGTGCCTTCGTGCCCAAGCTGGTGGTGCCCCTGCTGATGCTCGGCGGGGCCTACCTCTGCTTTGAGGGCTTCGAGAAGGTCTTCCACAGGTGGCTGCACCCCCAGGAAAGCACGCAGCACAAGGAAGAGCTCTCGACGGCGCTGCGGACGCCCGAGATCGACCTGGTCGAGCTGGAACGCGCGCGCATCAAGGGCGCCATCCGCACGGACTTCATCCTGTCGGCAGAGATCATCGTGATTGCGTTGGGCACGATGGCCACGGCGCCGATCGGCCAACAGGTCGTCGCACTGAGTGTGATTGGCGTGGCCATCACGGTGCTCGTGTACGGACTGGTGGCAGGCATCGTGAAGGTCGACGACCTCGGCGTGCAACTGGTGCAGGGCGGGGGCGCGGGCGCCTCCTTCGGACGATGGATCCTCGCGGCCGCCCCGTGGTTGATGCGCGCGTTGAGCGTCGGCGGCACGGCGGCGATGTTCCTCGTCGGCGGCGGCATCATCGTGCATGGCATCCATCCAATCGCCGTGGTGGTGGAGCGCTGGGCGCACGCGGCGGGTGCAGCGAGTGGACTGGTCACGTGGCTGCTGAACGGCGCGATTGGCGTTGTGGCAGGCGGCGTACTGGTCGGCGTCGTCACCTTGGCGCAACGCCCGCGCGCGCGTGGCAGCGAGTAA